CTTACGAAGGGCTCGTGCCTGTGCGCTCTGAGGGCATCACCGCCTGGATTAGCGTGCAGCGTGGCTGCGACAAATGCTGCACTTTCTGCGTGGTACCCTTTACGCGTGGGCGAGAGCGCGGCGTAGCGCCATCGGATGTACTGTCCCAGGTCCGAAACGTGGCCGAGCTTGGCTATAAAGAGATCACGCTGCTCGGGCAGACGGTGAACTCGTATCGCGTGGGCGACTATGATTTCTCGGACCTTTTGGAAGACGTGGTCAAGGTGGACGGCATTGAGCGCGTGCGCTTTACCTCGCCCTACCCTACCGACTTCAACGACAAGCTTCTTGAGACCATGGCGCGTCACAAGAAGATTTCAAAGTATCTTCACCTGCCCGCTCAGTCTGGCTCAACTTCAATGCTTGAGCGCATGAAGCGGCGCTACACGCGTGAAGAGTTTGACGCCCTGGTCGCGAATATTCGCTCGTACATGCCGGATATTGCGATGTCGACCGATATCATCGTGGGCTTTTGTTCGGAGACGGACGAGGAGTTCGAGGCGACTTTGGACCTGATGCGTCAGGTGCGCTTCGATTTCGCCTATATGTTCCAGTATTCGGAGCGAAGCCTCACGGCGGCGGCACGAAACATGCCGGACGACGTCCCCATGGAGGTCAAAGGTGAGCGGCTCAAGCGACTTATCGAGCTTCAGGAGTCGATCTCTGCCGAAGTCTTCCAGACTAGAATTTCAACCACCCAGGACGTCATGGTCATCGGCGAATCACGCCGCAATCCGGACGACCTCTGTGGGCGCACAGACGACTTTAAGATGGCCGTCTTTGCCAAACCAAGTTTTGAGCTTAAACCCGGGGACATCGTCCCCGTTCACATCCACGACGCTACCAGCCACACCTTGATTGGGCGGGTACCGGAAGGGATTTCGTAGGGGAGAGATATGAGCGCTCACGAGCGATTGAATACAATTTCGAGACAGTTGAACAAAACCGCGCTCAACGAAGTACTGGGCTTCCAAGATGCGACTCACGCTCCGGACCAGGTTTGGTTTGTGGCCGGGGTCTCGGACGGAATGGGGCTCGCCACGGTGGTAGCAGCCATTGAAGCCGGGCTTCTGAAGCACGGCGTCGGCGTCTATTGGGAGCCTCCGCACCTCTTGGAAGTCAATTCCGACGGCACACCGGTGTCACCGATTCACCGCGCACGCCTTGAAAATGCGCAGGCTCTGGAGGCTTTTGCAAAGGAGCGTGGCGCAAACTTCAAGGTCATTTCTGCGGACGTGATCTTGGCGCCCGGCCGCGATCTCAAAGGTCAACAAAAAGGCGAGGTCAAGCCGCTCCCGGCTGAGATCGTGAGTGCTGTGGAAGCCGCGCGGGCTGCCGCGCCGGTCAAAGACATCATCTTCATCAACTCGGTGGCGTTTGGTAAGTGGATGTGTCCTCGCGAAGGCCAGGAGGCAATTCGCACCCCGACGGTCGACTTCGAAGGCTGCATCGTGGAGTCGCAGACCAAGCCTTATCACGTGCGTGGTTACGAAGAGACGCTCGACACGATGGGCAGAAATCACATCTGGATGGTCGAGGATATTCGCGGGCGCGGATGGCTCGGCCCGAAGAGCGTGAGCGCGTTCTTTACCTGGGCTGGTGGCTCTCAGAACGTGGCGAGCCTGGAAGGCATTTATGGCAAGGGCGCGCTTGGTGATGCGAAGTTAATCGCTGAAGCGGACGTGACTCGGTTTAGGCTTGAGCACGGTTTGGCGTTCGGATCACACGCGATTGTGAGGCTTCCGGCGTTTCTTTCAGCGGCGCTTATGGGGATTCCAGGCGGCGGCCTCTTTGGTCTGGTTTCGCGGCGTATCCTTGAGCAAGAGGGCGCATTTGAGGACATCCCGGAGCTCGCGAGCAAGATGGTTCGGCTGATGTTTGGGCCCGAGTGGATTCGCGAGAACCCGCTGAGTCAGGTGGAGCTCGACCACGGCGAGTGCCTTTACCTCGAGCTCATTAACGGGGCGATGGCCAACGTTCAACAACGCATCGAGCAGGAGATTGAGTCGGGTGCGGCGCTGCCGTTTAGCCCTGCGCTTTCCAGGCGCGTCCTCAACGGATTTGCACCCGAAGGCTGGCAACAGATGCTCAAGAAATTCGTGCAGCCCGACGCGAGTGTGCTCACGAGCGCCGATATCAACCCTCAGACGCTGGGCGAAGCCGTGAGCACGCACACGGTGGCTGAGGAGCTTGGCGAAACTGAGCTCAAAGACCTGGTGTCTCCGCTCTTCAATGGCTCGGAGCCCACGTGGACCTTCGGAGTTCCGGTCAACGCCGGCGACAAACTCCTCACCTACCTCGCCAAGACCGACGGCGCTCTCGTGGCCACGGTGCTTAATTCTTCAGCTCAACCTGTGGTTCGCGGGGTCGCCCGCTAAGGCTAGCCATGTGCGGCATCACGGGTTTCTGGGCGGAATCGATTGGCACGTCGCGTGCCACCGATGTGGTGCGCGCCATGTGCGACTCTATCGCGCATCGCGGGCCGGACGCCGAGGGCGTTTGGGTGCGCGGCGCGGTGGCGCTCGGGCATAGACGCCTGGCCATTTTGGACGTCTCGGAGGCTGGTGCACAGCCCATGAGTTCGCCCTCGGGGCGATACGTGATGGTCTATAACGGGGAAGTGTACAACCACCTCGATTTGAGGGCCGAGCTCGACGAGACGTGGCGCGGTACTTCAGACACCGAGACCATGCTCGCCGCTTTCGAAAAGTGGGGCATCACCGCGTCTGTAAAGCGCTTTGTGGGTATGTTCGCCTGCGCGATTTGGGATACCAAGGAAGAGGAGTTGGTCCTTATCCGAGACCGTCTCGGTATCAAACCGCTCTACTGGGGAAAGGT
This Microvenator marinus DNA region includes the following protein-coding sequences:
- the miaB gene encoding tRNA (N6-isopentenyl adenosine(37)-C2)-methylthiotransferase MiaB, with product MSAFEHDERDPYANNGESNAMPQASRPGKRVFIETYGCQMNMADSELMGGILLNQGYTAAANLEESDIILINTCAVREKAEERVFGRLSHLLRYKNENPNVILGVAGCMANHLKKEITERAPYVDIVVGPDAYRRLPEMLVQAQEEEVDPLIDVRLDKAETYEGLVPVRSEGITAWISVQRGCDKCCTFCVVPFTRGRERGVAPSDVLSQVRNVAELGYKEITLLGQTVNSYRVGDYDFSDLLEDVVKVDGIERVRFTSPYPTDFNDKLLETMARHKKISKYLHLPAQSGSTSMLERMKRRYTREEFDALVANIRSYMPDIAMSTDIIVGFCSETDEEFEATLDLMRQVRFDFAYMFQYSERSLTAAARNMPDDVPMEVKGERLKRLIELQESISAEVFQTRISTTQDVMVIGESRRNPDDLCGRTDDFKMAVFAKPSFELKPGDIVPVHIHDATSHTLIGRVPEGIS